A single window of Modestobacter italicus DNA harbors:
- a CDS encoding arylsulfatase, which produces MSEPFRGVVGLDIRDSTPDWAPFSQAVAPPDTPNVVYVVLDDVGFGALGCYGGLIDTPNIDRVAAAGLRYTQWHTTALCSPTRSCLLTGRNHTTNGMACITEAATGFPNGNGHVPPECATLPEVLVERGVSTAMVGKWHLCAQDEMNLAATKRNWPLGRGFERFYGFLGAESNQWYPDLVHDNHPVDAPASPEDGYHLSVDLTDKAIEFIDDVKTIAPERPVFLYYALGAAHAPHQVPREWADRYRGRFDMGYEAVREQILANQKRLGIVPDSTELPPINPIGTPGARTGPKGEPYPPLDYTKPWDTLSADERRLFARMAEVYAGFLSHADHQIGRLLDHLESIGQLEHTIVVVVSDNGASGEGGPDGSVNENKFFNGVPDDLAANLAMLDELGGPNTYNHYPTGWAMAFNTPFKMWKRYSFNGGTCDPCIVSWPAGIPARGELRHQYHHAIDIVPTVLECLGLAEPDTVRGVTQIPIQGVSMVSSFTAPDAPSTRTTQFYSMLGTRGIWHDGWKAVTTHPALGGWGGYAQDTWELYHVETDRSELHDLAAEEPERLAELIGLWFYEAGVSHAFPLDDRSALEIILTPRPQLIPPRDRYVYRPGGAEVPEFIAVNVRNRDFSIGAEVDLPSPGAQGVLFAHGSRFGGHTLYVKGNRLHYVNNFVGVTEQRVDATEDLPVGDGLILSASFAKAGEDPPGTAHGTLSLFHGDRKVGEGQIRTQPGMFSLAGEGLTAGRDSGEPVTDDYPGEAPWRFTGGTLHRVVVDVSGTPYVDLEREAVAMMSRE; this is translated from the coding sequence ATGTCCGAACCGTTCCGTGGTGTGGTGGGCCTCGACATCCGTGACTCGACGCCGGACTGGGCGCCGTTCTCCCAGGCCGTCGCCCCACCGGACACCCCGAACGTGGTCTATGTCGTGCTGGACGACGTCGGCTTCGGGGCGCTGGGCTGCTACGGGGGCCTGATCGACACCCCGAACATCGACCGGGTCGCCGCCGCCGGGCTGCGGTACACGCAGTGGCACACCACGGCCCTGTGCTCGCCCACCCGCTCCTGCCTGCTCACCGGCCGCAACCACACCACCAACGGGATGGCCTGCATCACCGAGGCGGCGACCGGCTTCCCGAACGGCAACGGGCACGTGCCGCCGGAGTGCGCCACCCTGCCCGAGGTGCTGGTCGAGCGCGGCGTCAGCACGGCCATGGTCGGCAAGTGGCACCTGTGCGCGCAGGACGAGATGAACCTGGCCGCCACCAAGCGGAACTGGCCGCTCGGGCGGGGCTTCGAGCGGTTCTACGGCTTCCTCGGTGCGGAGAGCAACCAGTGGTACCCGGACCTCGTGCACGACAACCACCCGGTCGACGCCCCGGCGAGCCCCGAGGACGGGTACCACCTGAGCGTCGACCTGACCGACAAGGCGATCGAGTTCATCGACGACGTCAAGACCATCGCCCCCGAGCGGCCGGTGTTCCTCTACTACGCGCTCGGTGCGGCCCACGCGCCGCACCAGGTGCCGCGCGAGTGGGCGGACCGGTACCGCGGCCGGTTCGACATGGGCTACGAGGCGGTCCGCGAGCAGATCCTGGCCAATCAGAAGCGGCTGGGCATCGTGCCCGACAGCACCGAGCTGCCGCCGATCAACCCGATCGGCACCCCGGGGGCACGGACCGGGCCGAAGGGCGAGCCCTACCCCCCGCTGGACTACACCAAGCCGTGGGACACCCTGTCGGCCGACGAGCGACGGTTGTTCGCCCGGATGGCCGAGGTCTACGCCGGGTTCCTGTCCCACGCCGACCACCAGATCGGCCGGCTGCTGGACCACCTCGAGTCGATCGGTCAGCTGGAGCACACGATCGTCGTCGTGGTGTCCGACAACGGGGCCAGCGGTGAGGGAGGTCCGGACGGCTCGGTCAACGAGAACAAGTTCTTCAACGGGGTCCCCGACGACCTGGCGGCCAACCTGGCCATGCTCGACGAGCTGGGCGGCCCGAACACCTACAACCACTACCCGACCGGCTGGGCGATGGCGTTCAACACGCCGTTCAAGATGTGGAAGCGCTACTCGTTCAACGGCGGGACCTGCGACCCGTGCATCGTGTCCTGGCCGGCCGGCATCCCCGCCCGGGGCGAGCTCCGCCACCAGTACCACCACGCCATCGACATCGTGCCCACCGTGCTGGAGTGCCTGGGGCTGGCCGAGCCCGACACCGTGCGCGGGGTGACCCAGATCCCGATCCAGGGGGTCAGCATGGTCTCCAGCTTCACCGCCCCGGACGCACCCTCGACCCGGACGACGCAGTTCTACTCGATGCTGGGCACCCGCGGCATCTGGCACGACGGGTGGAAGGCGGTCACCACCCACCCGGCGCTCGGCGGCTGGGGCGGCTACGCCCAGGACACCTGGGAGCTCTACCACGTCGAGACCGACCGGTCCGAGCTGCACGACCTCGCGGCCGAGGAACCGGAGCGGCTGGCCGAGCTGATCGGGCTCTGGTTCTACGAGGCGGGCGTCAGCCACGCCTTCCCCCTCGACGACCGGTCGGCGCTGGAGATCATCCTGACGCCGCGGCCGCAGCTGATCCCGCCGCGCGACCGCTACGTGTACCGGCCCGGCGGCGCGGAGGTCCCGGAGTTCATCGCGGTCAACGTCCGCAACCGGGACTTCAGCATCGGGGCCGAGGTCGACCTCCCGAGCCCGGGCGCGCAGGGGGTGCTGTTCGCGCACGGCAGCCGGTTCGGCGGGCACACCCTCTACGTGAAGGGGAACCGGCTGCACTACGTGAACAACTTCGTCGGCGTGACCGAGCAGCGGGTCGACGCGACCGAGGACCTGCCGGTCGGCGACGGCCTGATCCTGTCCGCCAGCTTCGCGAAGGCCGGGGAGGACCCGCCGGGCACCGCGCACGGGACGCTGTCGCTGTTCCACGGCGACCGCAAGGTCGGGGAGGGGCAGATCCGCACCCAGCCGGGCATGTTCTCCCTCGCCGGGGAGGGGCTCACCGCCGGGCGGGACAGCGGTGAGCCGGTCACCGACGACTACCCGGGCGAGGCGCCCTGGCGGTTCACCGGGGGCACCCTGCACCGGGTGGTCGTCGACGTCTCCGGGACGCCGTACGTGGACCTGGAGCGCGAGGCCGTGGCGATGATGTCCCGCGAGTGA
- a CDS encoding LuxR C-terminal-related transcriptional regulator, with protein sequence MTSVPRAKTSVPCLPPVFLPRPHLLTALDRGDDSAVTLVCAPPGHGKTLLLADWVRCDGVPVAWVALDEDDDDPRRLWTSVLAALAACPAVPPSSPLRSLVVPRTTVGIDFLTELFQALDAVPTRIRLVLDDAHHLRSPATLHGVEALLRHQLGSVRLVLGSRADPALPLARLRMEGRLCELRTGQLAFSAEETGSLADRCGLRLTSRQSALLHERTEGWVAGIRLAALALRQHPDADDFLAAFSGDDRSVADYLSDEVFSAISADEGDLLRRVSISDPMPVLLAVELTGRVDAGDVLAGLEHTTGLVTAAGPHRTEFRVQELMRSYLTAELQRDGPVVVAELHRRAAEWWSAAGAPLRALRHAAQSGSEKLTIGLLHQWAAVLVAAGQHGELRRLLAALEPRQPEPDPWLPLITAQVHIGEGDWTAAQADVRRAAVAPGPEDPLLARFRSATSGLAGLGCPAAEDVPGTDGSALAALESLGRGAAGLFAAGALAPDRFAAVLGQLEAALAVARDQQLGLLEVESQALIAAAAVTGGDHSRAQRAARAAVAAATAHGWLDSPWVVSARAVQAHASLAQAAPERALAAAGEGLAAMQETPQPALRFALRAARGGALCDLGDRTAGLLELQQAEAELGGAHLPAPLAASAALLEHRAALLLDLPTAAASVLSRLAARGDAAAEVLLMRSWAEAASGSPRSARAAVAPLLQGRVPAVLRSTTVEAWLVDAWGAQRTGDRPAGRSALQAALDLAEPMDLVRPFAIAGPGLRALLVDQLGGVRDRSAFTFRCLASERRAREPLPASLSARERDVLAELASLSNLSEIADDLDVSVNTVKSHVRAIYGKLGVSTRREAVLTAWEHEVPR encoded by the coding sequence ATGACCTCGGTTCCTCGAGCGAAGACGTCGGTCCCCTGCCTGCCCCCGGTGTTCCTGCCCCGGCCGCACCTCCTGACCGCCCTCGACCGGGGTGACGACAGCGCGGTCACGCTGGTCTGCGCGCCGCCCGGCCACGGCAAGACGCTGCTGCTGGCCGACTGGGTCCGCTGCGACGGCGTCCCCGTCGCGTGGGTGGCCCTCGACGAGGACGACGACGACCCCCGCCGGCTCTGGACGTCGGTGCTCGCGGCGCTCGCGGCCTGCCCTGCCGTGCCGCCGTCCAGCCCGTTGCGCAGCCTGGTGGTGCCCCGCACGACCGTCGGCATCGACTTCCTCACCGAGCTGTTCCAGGCGCTGGACGCCGTGCCGACCCGGATCCGGCTGGTCCTCGACGACGCGCACCACCTCCGCAGCCCGGCCACCCTGCACGGCGTGGAGGCGTTGCTGCGCCACCAGCTGGGGAGCGTGCGCCTGGTGCTCGGCAGCCGCGCCGACCCGGCCCTCCCCCTCGCCCGGCTGCGGATGGAGGGCCGGCTCTGCGAGCTGCGCACCGGGCAGCTGGCCTTCTCGGCGGAGGAGACCGGCTCCCTCGCCGACCGCTGCGGGCTCCGGCTGACGTCCCGGCAGAGCGCGCTGCTGCACGAGCGCACGGAGGGCTGGGTGGCCGGGATCCGGCTGGCCGCCCTCGCGCTGCGGCAGCACCCCGACGCGGACGACTTCCTGGCGGCGTTCTCCGGCGACGACCGGTCGGTCGCCGACTACCTGTCCGACGAGGTCTTCTCGGCCATCTCCGCGGACGAGGGAGACCTCCTCCGGCGGGTGAGCATCAGCGACCCCATGCCGGTGCTGCTCGCCGTCGAGCTCACCGGTCGGGTCGACGCCGGGGACGTGCTGGCGGGCCTGGAGCACACCACGGGGCTGGTGACCGCCGCCGGGCCGCACCGGACGGAGTTCCGGGTGCAGGAGCTGATGCGCTCCTACCTGACCGCTGAGCTGCAGCGCGACGGTCCGGTCGTGGTGGCCGAGCTGCACCGGAGGGCCGCCGAGTGGTGGTCGGCGGCGGGTGCGCCGCTGCGTGCCCTCCGCCACGCGGCGCAGAGCGGGAGCGAGAAGCTCACGATCGGCCTGCTGCACCAGTGGGCGGCGGTGCTCGTCGCCGCGGGCCAGCACGGCGAACTGCGCAGGCTCCTGGCCGCACTGGAGCCGCGGCAGCCGGAGCCGGACCCCTGGCTCCCGCTCATCACCGCCCAGGTCCACATCGGGGAGGGCGACTGGACGGCCGCGCAGGCCGACGTCCGGCGCGCTGCGGTCGCCCCCGGCCCCGAGGACCCCCTGCTGGCGCGCTTCCGGAGCGCCACCTCGGGGCTGGCCGGGCTCGGCTGCCCCGCGGCCGAGGACGTGCCCGGGACGGACGGCTCCGCCCTCGCCGCGCTGGAGTCGCTCGGCCGGGGCGCGGCGGGGCTCTTCGCGGCCGGCGCCCTCGCGCCGGACCGGTTCGCTGCCGTCCTGGGGCAGCTGGAGGCGGCTCTGGCCGTCGCCCGCGACCAGCAGCTCGGTCTGCTCGAGGTCGAGTCGCAGGCGCTCATCGCGGCAGCCGCCGTCACCGGCGGTGACCACTCCCGCGCCCAGCGGGCTGCCCGCGCCGCGGTCGCCGCGGCCACGGCGCACGGCTGGCTCGACTCGCCGTGGGTGGTCAGCGCCCGTGCCGTGCAGGCCCACGCGAGCCTCGCCCAGGCGGCCCCGGAGCGTGCCCTGGCGGCCGCCGGCGAGGGCCTGGCGGCCATGCAGGAGACGCCGCAGCCGGCCCTCCGGTTCGCGCTCCGCGCGGCCCGGGGCGGGGCGCTGTGCGACCTCGGTGACCGGACGGCGGGCCTGCTGGAGCTGCAGCAGGCCGAGGCCGAGCTCGGTGGGGCGCACCTCCCCGCCCCGCTGGCCGCGTCGGCCGCACTGCTGGAGCACCGGGCGGCGCTGCTGCTCGACCTGCCCACCGCCGCGGCCTCGGTGCTGAGCCGGCTGGCCGCACGGGGCGATGCGGCCGCCGAGGTGCTGCTCATGCGGTCGTGGGCCGAGGCGGCCTCCGGGTCCCCGCGCTCGGCCCGGGCCGCGGTGGCCCCGCTGCTGCAGGGACGTGTGCCGGCGGTGCTGCGCTCGACGACGGTCGAGGCGTGGCTGGTGGACGCGTGGGGAGCCCAGCGGACGGGCGACCGGCCGGCCGGCCGGTCCGCGCTGCAGGCGGCGCTCGACCTGGCCGAGCCGATGGACCTGGTCCGTCCCTTCGCCATCGCCGGCCCGGGACTGCGGGCGCTGCTGGTCGACCAGCTCGGCGGCGTCCGGGACCGGTCCGCCTTCACGTTCCGCTGCCTTGCGTCCGAGCGGCGGGCACGCGAGCCCCTGCCGGCCTCGCTCAGCGCGCGGGAGCGGGACGTCCTCGCCGAGCTGGCCTCGCTGAGCAACCTGAGCGAGATCGCCGACGACCTCGACGTGTCCGTGAACACGGTCAAGAGCCACGTCCGGGCGATCTACGGCAAGCTGGGCGTGAGCACGCGCCGCGAGGCGGTCCTCACGGCGTGGGAGCACGAGGTGCCGCGGTGA
- a CDS encoding DUF7144 family membrane protein yields the protein MTDLGSSRPAVDTTRPAYGNSPDPTRWTGWVVFAAVMMIMLGTFQAIEGLVAIFDDGFYGVTEAGLVVNVDYSVWGWVHLFLGALVAIAGVGVLTGNVVARAVGVLLAVLSAVLNLAFITAYPVWSTIIIAVDVVVIYALVVHGRELHDAR from the coding sequence ATGACCGATCTCGGCTCGTCCCGTCCCGCCGTGGACACGACCCGGCCCGCCTACGGCAACAGCCCGGACCCGACCCGGTGGACCGGGTGGGTCGTGTTCGCCGCCGTCATGATGATCATGCTCGGCACGTTCCAGGCCATCGAGGGCCTCGTCGCGATCTTCGACGACGGCTTCTACGGGGTCACCGAAGCAGGCCTGGTGGTCAACGTCGACTACAGCGTCTGGGGCTGGGTCCACCTGTTCCTGGGTGCCCTGGTCGCCATCGCCGGCGTCGGGGTGCTGACCGGCAACGTGGTCGCCCGTGCGGTCGGCGTCCTGCTGGCCGTGCTGAGCGCGGTGCTGAACCTGGCGTTCATCACCGCCTACCCCGTGTGGAGCACGATCATCATCGCCGTCGACGTGGTGGTCATCTACGCGCTCGTCGTGCACGGCCGGGAGCTGCACGACGCCAGGTGA
- a CDS encoding MIP/aquaporin family protein, whose translation MRDEGEAPAQAGQDRRQLPRTLGTPDSMLAQFDFWDRRYEGRRLFSELLGTFFLVLVAVGGGMVNARFGGSAVPYGALVVAPALMVAAIILFMGAVSGAHLNPAVSIAFALRGDFPWKRVPAYVVAQLVGAVLATLLLLALLGDQGSAGLTLPGPGISTSTAMVWEIVLTAGLVSTILGVSSGAQQLGPIAAIGVGSYIALAGLWGSPVSGASMNPGRSLGPALVLGDWTSWWAYLLGPVAGALLAVGAAYVLRGAGGGRSGRAAAEGTLGSEWGLGPTDAGGAGPVAGQRPPAR comes from the coding sequence GTGCGCGACGAGGGAGAGGCACCCGCCCAGGCGGGCCAGGACCGCAGGCAGCTGCCGCGCACGCTCGGCACGCCGGACTCGATGCTCGCCCAGTTCGACTTCTGGGACCGGCGGTACGAGGGACGGCGGTTGTTCTCCGAGCTGCTCGGGACCTTCTTCCTCGTCCTCGTGGCCGTGGGCGGGGGCATGGTCAACGCGCGGTTCGGCGGCTCCGCTGTGCCCTACGGCGCGCTCGTGGTGGCCCCGGCGCTGATGGTCGCCGCGATCATCCTGTTCATGGGCGCGGTCTCCGGCGCCCACCTCAACCCGGCGGTGAGCATCGCGTTCGCGCTGCGCGGTGACTTCCCCTGGAAGCGGGTGCCGGCCTACGTGGTCGCGCAGCTGGTGGGGGCCGTCCTGGCCACGCTGCTGCTGCTCGCCCTGCTGGGGGACCAGGGGAGCGCGGGCCTCACCCTGCCCGGCCCCGGGATCTCGACGTCCACGGCCATGGTCTGGGAGATCGTCCTGACGGCCGGGCTGGTGAGCACGATCCTGGGGGTGTCCTCCGGAGCGCAGCAGCTCGGACCCATCGCCGCGATCGGGGTCGGCAGCTACATCGCCCTCGCGGGGTTGTGGGGCTCACCGGTGAGCGGGGCCTCGATGAACCCCGGCCGGTCGCTCGGCCCGGCGCTGGTCCTCGGGGACTGGACGTCCTGGTGGGCCTACCTGCTCGGACCGGTCGCCGGTGCGCTGCTCGCGGTGGGCGCGGCGTACGTCCTGCGGGGTGCCGGGGGCGGCCGCAGCGGCCGGGCCGCGGCCGAGGGCACGCTGGGCAGCGAGTGGGGGCTCGGCCCCACCGACGCCGGGGGCGCCGGGCCGGTGGCCGGACAGCGCCCGCCGGCCCGGTGA
- a CDS encoding three-helix bundle dimerization domain-containing protein yields the protein MTASRWSAPPAGSSSGGGPAGAAPARTPLVVPTEVPPTTVLPRDEGAEGVPRPGGPVAARRDLLAGAHSVDERIRQLEQRLLAEAAGDPHRERDLQAHLAHARTRFASATVRQFLPILIEREVRRRIAGH from the coding sequence GTGACCGCGTCCCGCTGGTCCGCGCCACCGGCCGGGTCGTCCTCGGGGGGTGGCCCGGCCGGTGCGGCCCCCGCCCGCACCCCGCTGGTGGTCCCGACCGAGGTCCCGCCGACCACCGTGCTCCCGCGGGACGAGGGAGCCGAGGGCGTCCCGCGCCCCGGCGGTCCGGTCGCCGCCCGCCGGGACCTCCTGGCCGGCGCGCACAGCGTCGACGAGCGGATCCGGCAGCTGGAGCAGCGGTTGCTGGCCGAGGCGGCGGGCGACCCGCACCGGGAGCGGGACCTGCAGGCCCACCTGGCGCACGCGCGGACCCGGTTCGCCTCGGCGACCGTGCGCCAGTTCCTGCCCATCCTGATCGAGCGCGAGGTGCGCCGGCGCATCGCCGGGCACTGA
- a CDS encoding LuxR C-terminal-related transcriptional regulator has protein sequence MTSPGGSPPPASTAAAAPPPPAPVDPPGPASWSVPHPRAGTEDPAAGAVPPGLLRVHASKTTVPELPAEFTARPALRLRLDSAGPGQIVVVSAPAGSGKTLLLADWVRDPAGPETAWVTVDADDNDPRRLWSAVLTALHALPCLSRDGRPGGARDVVPPTDGDLVDAVVAVLETCDPPVRLVLDDVQELTGQDVLRDLNRLVRRFPAGQRLVLASRSDPPTSIPRLRLEGRVHEVRADALAFTVADTGRLLSTAGLDLLPDQVAALHARTEGWVAGLRLAALALRRTDDVAAFLASFSGDERSIAEYLTGEVLGGLGAEKRDLLRLVSVCSNLAAELAAVLTGHADADRVLDQLHHETALVERTSPGHYRIHPLLRSYLVADLVRHRPEGYRNAEATAAGWWSAQVEPVHALRHAGRAGDPGLLTALLHRWGVTLLVRGELGPLQRALAAAGPGPRSTDPRLALLAAVAHLDGGDLPAALAELTNARRSWPPSPEADLSALRAGAELLATSRGLPGWDHDAPVDHDRLPAELVALLHLSRGVALLCDPGGVDVEPARDELARAVRLAHEGHLGYLEVQGLWALSSLATASGDQGGAIATAEQAVAAATRHGRHPSAWTAGPTAFLAQADLLRGEPAVAAARAAEVLVLGEGVPPEAAWTLHSVHGAARADQGDQAGGLAELRAARVEFADHPATPGMVASLALLEHQVALENGNLAAASEVARWLEARVGTTGELLLLKARTEAARGRHDAVRVTLAPLGSPRPPVLLPSTRVEAHLLEAEAALHAGERAAARAALGTALGEAEAIGGVRPLALAGPLTQELLDAWLSHDRGRFAAAVAAARAVVVQQPTVLLSERELEVLALLPSLLSAREIADEFTVSVNTVKSHIRSIYAKLGVSSRRDAVAAARDRGVLR, from the coding sequence GTGACCTCACCGGGCGGGAGCCCTCCCCCTGCGTCCACCGCCGCCGCCGCACCGCCGCCCCCAGCCCCGGTCGACCCGCCCGGCCCGGCGTCGTGGTCGGTGCCGCACCCGCGGGCGGGCACGGAGGACCCGGCAGCCGGCGCGGTCCCGCCGGGCCTGCTGCGCGTGCACGCCAGCAAGACCACCGTCCCCGAGCTGCCCGCCGAGTTCACCGCCCGGCCGGCGCTGCGGCTGCGGCTCGACTCCGCCGGCCCGGGCCAGATCGTCGTGGTCAGCGCGCCCGCGGGTTCGGGGAAGACCCTCCTGCTCGCGGACTGGGTGCGCGACCCGGCCGGACCCGAGACGGCCTGGGTCACCGTCGATGCCGACGACAACGACCCGCGGAGGTTGTGGTCGGCCGTGCTGACGGCGCTGCACGCGCTGCCCTGCCTCTCCCGGGACGGTCGGCCCGGAGGGGCCCGGGACGTCGTCCCGCCGACCGACGGCGACCTCGTGGACGCGGTCGTCGCGGTGCTGGAGACCTGCGACCCACCGGTCCGGCTCGTCCTCGACGACGTGCAGGAGCTGACCGGCCAGGACGTCCTGCGCGACCTCAACCGGCTGGTCCGGCGGTTCCCGGCGGGCCAGCGCCTCGTGCTCGCCAGCCGGTCCGACCCGCCCACCTCCATCCCGCGGCTCCGGCTCGAGGGCCGCGTCCACGAGGTGCGGGCGGACGCGCTGGCCTTCACCGTCGCCGACACCGGCAGGCTCCTGTCGACCGCCGGCCTGGACCTCCTCCCCGACCAGGTGGCCGCCCTGCACGCCCGCACCGAGGGGTGGGTGGCCGGGCTCCGGCTCGCCGCGCTGGCGCTGCGCCGGACCGACGACGTCGCGGCCTTCCTCGCCAGCTTCTCCGGCGACGAGCGCTCGATCGCGGAGTACCTGACCGGGGAGGTCCTCGGCGGCCTGGGGGCGGAGAAGCGGGACCTCCTCCGGCTGGTGAGCGTCTGCTCGAACCTGGCCGCCGAGCTGGCCGCCGTGCTCACCGGGCACGCCGACGCCGACCGGGTGCTCGACCAGCTGCACCACGAGACGGCACTCGTCGAGCGCACCTCCCCCGGCCACTACCGGATCCACCCGCTGCTCCGGTCCTACCTCGTGGCCGACCTCGTCCGGCACCGGCCGGAGGGCTACCGGAACGCCGAGGCAACCGCTGCGGGCTGGTGGTCCGCGCAGGTCGAGCCGGTGCACGCCCTGCGGCACGCCGGGCGCGCCGGGGACCCCGGGCTGCTGACCGCCCTGCTGCACCGCTGGGGGGTGACCCTGCTGGTACGCGGCGAGCTCGGCCCCTTGCAGCGGGCCCTCGCGGCCGCGGGCCCCGGCCCGCGCAGCACCGACCCGCGGTTGGCGTTGCTGGCCGCGGTCGCCCACCTGGACGGCGGGGACCTGCCCGCCGCCCTCGCCGAGCTGACCAACGCCCGGCGGAGCTGGCCGCCGTCCCCGGAGGCCGACCTCTCCGCCCTCCGGGCCGGCGCCGAGCTGCTGGCCACCAGCCGCGGCCTGCCCGGCTGGGACCACGACGCACCGGTCGACCACGACCGGCTGCCCGCCGAGCTGGTCGCCCTGCTGCACCTCAGCCGGGGCGTGGCGCTGCTCTGCGACCCCGGCGGGGTGGACGTCGAGCCGGCCCGGGACGAGCTGGCCCGGGCGGTCCGGCTGGCCCACGAGGGCCACCTCGGCTACCTGGAGGTGCAGGGCCTGTGGGCGCTCAGCTCACTCGCCACCGCCTCCGGGGACCAGGGCGGGGCGATCGCGACGGCCGAGCAGGCGGTGGCCGCGGCCACCCGCCACGGCCGGCACCCGTCGGCCTGGACCGCGGGGCCGACCGCGTTCCTCGCCCAGGCCGACCTGCTGCGCGGCGAGCCCGCCGTCGCCGCGGCCCGGGCCGCGGAGGTGCTGGTGCTGGGCGAGGGTGTCCCCCCCGAGGCGGCCTGGACCCTGCACTCCGTGCACGGGGCCGCCCGGGCCGACCAGGGCGACCAGGCCGGCGGGCTGGCGGAGCTGCGCGCGGCCCGGGTCGAGTTCGCGGACCACCCGGCCACCCCGGGCATGGTCGCCTCCCTCGCGCTGCTCGAGCACCAGGTGGCGCTGGAGAACGGCAACCTCGCCGCTGCCTCCGAGGTCGCGCGGTGGCTGGAGGCGCGCGTCGGGACCACGGGCGAGCTGCTGCTGCTCAAGGCGCGCACCGAGGCGGCGCGGGGTCGCCACGACGCGGTCCGGGTCACGCTGGCGCCCCTGGGCTCGCCCCGCCCGCCGGTCCTCCTCCCGTCGACCCGGGTCGAGGCGCACCTGCTCGAGGCGGAGGCTGCGCTGCACGCCGGGGAGCGGGCGGCGGCGCGGGCCGCGCTCGGGACGGCCCTCGGCGAGGCGGAGGCGATCGGCGGGGTCAGGCCGCTCGCGCTCGCCGGGCCGCTGACCCAGGAGCTGCTGGACGCGTGGCTGTCCCACGACCGGGGCCGCTTCGCCGCCGCCGTCGCAGCGGCCCGCGCCGTGGTGGTGCAGCAGCCCACGGTGCTGTTGAGCGAACGGGAGCTGGAGGTCCTCGCGCTGCTCCCCTCCCTGCTGAGCGCCCGGGAGATCGCCGACGAGTTCACCGTCTCGGTGAACACCGTGAAGAGCCACATCCGGTCGATCTACGCGAAGCTGGGTGTCTCCTCGCGCCGGGACGCGGTCGCCGCGGCACGCGACCGCGGGGTGCTCCGGTGA
- a CDS encoding NUDIX hydrolase, with product MAAAAQDARDGGTVMTTIERVDRPRPVPTPQPPTGVATTVAPAVFVAVRGWGGRLLLVQRCDSGVWEMPGRRVSIGETAVEAAVRGTAERAGMPVLVTGVVGLFTDPRVLLRDADGVVCQQFAVLFRARSLGGVPRGDGRVTSRAAWVPLADLPGLVVEPYERRWIVEALAQEEAPHLG from the coding sequence GTGGCGGCAGCAGCTCAGGACGCCCGGGACGGGGGCACGGTCATGACGACGATCGAGCGGGTCGACCGGCCGCGACCGGTGCCCACCCCCCAGCCCCCGACCGGGGTGGCGACCACCGTCGCACCCGCCGTCTTCGTCGCGGTGCGGGGGTGGGGAGGTCGGCTGCTGCTCGTCCAGCGCTGCGACAGCGGGGTCTGGGAGATGCCGGGGCGCCGGGTCTCGATCGGCGAGACCGCCGTCGAGGCCGCCGTGCGGGGGACCGCCGAACGAGCGGGCATGCCGGTGCTGGTGACCGGTGTCGTGGGCCTGTTCACCGATCCCCGCGTGCTCCTGCGGGACGCCGACGGGGTGGTCTGCCAGCAGTTCGCGGTGCTGTTCCGGGCGCGCTCCCTCGGCGGCGTCCCCCGAGGCGACGGACGCGTGACGAGCCGGGCCGCCTGGGTGCCCCTGGCCGACCTCCCCGGGCTCGTGGTGGAGCCCTACGAGCGGCGGTGGATCGTGGAGGCCCTGGCCCAGGAGGAGGCTCCGCACCTCGGGTGA
- a CDS encoding DUF1269 domain-containing protein produces MATLTVWKFDTAGGAEGALTALERMQKEELLQINDGAYVYWPEGKKKPKTEQLHKLAGAGALGGSFWGLLFGLIFFIPLLGMAVGAAMGAMAGSMSDVGIDDQFIREVRAQVTPGTSALFVLTSNVVVDKVVEEFRNSGATLVSTNLTNEQETKLREAFADVD; encoded by the coding sequence ATGGCGACCTTGACGGTGTGGAAGTTCGACACGGCGGGCGGTGCAGAAGGCGCCCTCACGGCGCTCGAGCGGATGCAGAAGGAGGAACTGCTGCAGATCAACGACGGCGCCTACGTCTACTGGCCGGAGGGCAAGAAGAAGCCGAAGACGGAGCAGCTGCACAAGCTGGCCGGGGCCGGCGCGCTCGGTGGCAGCTTCTGGGGGCTGCTCTTCGGGTTGATCTTCTTCATCCCGCTGCTCGGGATGGCCGTCGGTGCGGCCATGGGCGCGATGGCCGGGTCGATGTCGGACGTCGGGATCGACGACCAGTTCATCCGCGAGGTGCGCGCGCAGGTCACCCCGGGGACCTCGGCGCTGTTCGTGCTGACGTCGAACGTGGTCGTCGACAAGGTGGTCGAGGAGTTCCGCAACTCCGGCGCGACGCTGGTCTCGACGAACCTCACGAACGAGCAGGAGACCAAGCTGCGGGAGGCCTTCGCGGACGTCGACTGA